The following is a genomic window from Thermodesulfobacteriota bacterium.
CTTCTTTTGCTTTCCGCTACCATAGGAAACGCAAAGCAGATTGCCGGATGGCTCAATCACATGCGATCTAATAAATGTATTGTGGTTGAAGAGATAAACAGACCGGTTCCGCTTTGCCCTCTTTTTCTGCATCCATCGGGAATGCTTTTTCCGTTTTTAGCCGGTAAAGAGTTAAAGGGGAAAAAGAGAATTCATCCAAAGGTGGTTGAATATCTGAATGTCAGGCATCCTCCATTATTTGCCCCTCCCCGCCGATTGCCCCCCTTTGATGACATATTGCGTGTTTTAAAAAAATATAATCTGCTACCGGCCATATTTTTTCTTAAATCCCGGGCTGACTGTGACCGTGCCCTTGATCTATGCATGAAAAATCGTTCAAGCGGTTCTGAACAGGAAACACGTCTTGCTGAAAGGATTGAAAAACTAACTTTACAGCGTTCACATATTGCCAACCACAGGCAAAGGTGGCATCTTGAACACCTGGCTGTGGCAGCCCATCACAGCGGACAGCTGCCTGCCTGGAAGCTGGTGGTAGAAACGCTCATGACAGAAGGGCTTCTAAATGCTGTATTTGCAACATCTACCGTGGCGGCCGGGGTTAACTTTCCCGCCAGGACAGTGGTATTCCTAAATTCGGACAGGTTTAACGGAGTTGAATTTAAGCCCTTAAGTCCCACTGAATTCCACCAGATGACAGGAAGGGCAGGACGACGAGGAATGGACAACATAGGATTTACCGTTGCGATCCCAGGCAGGTTCATGGATTTAAGGCTGGTTGCAAAGCTTGTCACTTCCATGCCTTCTGATGTGATCAGTCAGATTAAAATCAATTTCTCAATGGTACTTAACCTGCTGTTGTCTCATACACCCGGCCAGATAGAAGATTTGCTGGAAAAATCTTTTGCCACCTATCAGATTGCAAAAGGGAAACCATGCTTTGCTAAAGCTACGCAGGGCAGGGGGCAAAAGGGCTTGTCCTGCGTAGCCGCAGGCGAAGCAGGAAAGGGGCTGCGAATTTTTAAACAGGTATCTGTAACTGACAATAAACTTCTCTGGCGGAATTTTTTGCGGCATCTTGATTTTCTTAAAGAAAAGAAATACGTGGACAACAACGACAGGTTAACCGATGATGGAATCTGGGCATCCAGGCTCAGGGTTGACCAGCCGCTTTTATTGGGCGAAGGGTTCAGGCAGAGAATATTCCCTGAATCTGATCCTGCCCTGCTTGCTGCAATTGTTGCGTCATTTGTGGATGAGCGCGATGCGGATGATCATATTGATAAAAAATCTTTCCCCAAAAGGCTTTTGACATCTTTTGTTAAGGTAAAAAAAAGGCTCGGACCTTTTTCAACAGAAATGGCATCCCGTGGGTTTGAAGTCAGAAAACTTTTTTTAAGACCGGCGGTTGCCATGTATATCTGGGCAACCGGCCACTCATGGGAAAAAGTGGTATCTGTTTCAGATTTAGAGGAAGGAACCTTTGCCATGCTGGTCCTGCGCACTGCGGATCATTTAAGGCATATCAGAGCCCTGGCCGATGTCTTCCCGGAAGTTTTGATAACCGCGCAAACCGCCCTTGAGCTAATTCTGAGGGAACCGGTGTTGGATGAATAAGGGAAAAGGGAAGGGATAAGGCAGGAAAATCAATCACTCCCCTTTCTTTTCCCTTCTGCCTTTCTTTTTCCTTTACTTTCCATCCAGAACCTCTCTTATCTTAACAGACAGCTCTTTCATTTTAAAAGGTTTTTGAATGAATTCGTTGCATCCACGTTCAAGTATTTCGGCTGCCTGGCTGTTGATACTGTAACCACTGGAAAGAAGAACCTTTATTTTAGGATCGGTTTCTTTCAAACGGTCATAAAACTCTTTGCCGCTCATTCCAGGGATGATCATATCCATGATAACCATGTGGATCTTTTCCCGGTGATTTTTAAATATTTCAACAGCTTCTTTCCAACCCTCGGCAATCATGGCTTTATAGCCCAAGGCTTTTAGAATTTCCTGATTTACTTCAAGGATCATCTCTTCATCGTCCACCAAAAGGATGGTTTCCGTGCCTTTTAATATTTTTCGGGTTAATTCTTCTTCCTGAATGACCTCTTTATCCGATGCGGGCAGATAAATATTAAAAGTCGCTCCTTTTCCCTTTTCACTGTAAACATCAATAAGGCCGCCATGGTTCTTGATCACCTCGGAAGCGGAAGCAAGCCCCAAACCGGTCCCCCTGCCTTTATCTTTGGTAGTAAAAAACGGGTCAAATATTTTTTCCTGAATCTCCCTGTCCATGCCTGATCCGGTATCAACGACGGATACCTTCACAAATTCGCCCGGGGTTAATTTCAAATTTTTCGCCGAACCTTCGTCAATTACCACATTTTCCGACAACAAATGAAGATCTCCACCTTCGGGCATGGCATGCAGCGCATTGATATAAAGGTTTAAAAACACCATCTCCATTTGCCCCTGATTGACTTCCACTGTCCATATTTTTTTTAATAAATCGGTATGAATTTTTATTTCTTTTTTAGCTCGGCCAAACATGCTTGAAGTTCTTTTAATAAGCTCATTTAGATCAATGGTCCTGGCTGCATATCCTTCACCCTTGGAAAAGCCCAAAAGCTGTCTGGTAAGCGAACTGCCGTTTTCAACATAGCGTTCTATATTTTTTATTTTATTATAATGCGGATGGCTTTCATCGATATCGAAAAGCATTAAAGAGGCATTTCCCTGCATGCCCATGAGAACATTGTTAAAATCATGGGCAATACCCCCTGCCAGGTTACCGATGGCTTCCATTTTTTGTGAATGCTGGAGCTGTTTTTCCAGTTTTCTTTTTTCTATTTCCGCTTGAAAAATTTCGGTAACATCTCGCACAACCCCCCTGAATCCGGCAGGTTTGCTTTTATTGTCTTTAATCAGATAGAGAGAAAACTCAACGGCTCTGGTGGATCCATCCTTTCTGATAACCTCAAAATCTTTTACCTGGGCCGGCTCTCCGGTTCGGCATACTTCATCAGTGATTTTATTAAGTCTTTTAGAATGCTGGGAATTGGTATATTCTCGATTATTCATGCCGATAAGTTCTTCACCGGAGTATCCCAGGATTTTGCAAATGGAATGATTAAAGAAAGTAAAGTTTCCCGAAAGGTCAGTTTCTAAAAATCCTTCTTTAATATTTTCAACAATGGTTCTATATTTTTCATCCTGCTGTCGCATGGCTCTATCAGCTTCCCGGCGACGATTAACACTGTATTGTATATGAGAGCCGAAAATAAGAAACATGCATAAAACAAGAACACGGGTCAGGGTTTCAAACATGTCCTCGCCAAGAAGATGATGTACCACATTTGCTTCGGGAGATAAGAAAAAGAACATAAAAGATTCCAGAATCCAGTAAATTGCGGCAATACCGATTCCGGTCAAGACAATCGAATCTAAAAACCCTGTACGGATGTTGGTTTTACCTCTCATGCTGTCCTGCCTTTGGTAAATATTCAGATTCACGGTACATGATCCTCAATATCTTTGAGATGCTAATTCTTTTCGATTAAAATGGGGCTGCTACCATACGTTGTAGCTGCCAATATTGATTAGTACCGTATATAGTGAACGAACCAAAATCTAAAAATAAAAAAGGGATTAGCCCACAGCCGGCGGGCCAACCCCTTTATGAGAATTTTGAAAAACATCCCTTTTCCAAGGTTACGCGTATCAGCCTATTTTCTGTGTCAGGCTCAAATTTCAACCCTTGAAATATGACAAACGATGTTGCAGTTAAAATGATCGTTTTTTGTGTATATTCAAAGGAAAGCATGCGCGTGAATCCCATCAAAACGGGACGCATTTTTCAAAAGCCTCAATATCTTCATGGTGCCGGAGGAGAGACTCGAACTCTCATGGTCTTGCGACCGGAGGATTTTGAGTCCTCTGCGTCTACCAGTTTCACCACTCCGGCTTTGGGTTCGATTTATATTAAAATAGACCGAGGTTGTCAATAACATTAAAAATATCCTCCGGCGGCAATTCACTTTGCCTTAAAATCAGCGGTGTTTCACCGGTGACATCAACAACAGTTGAACCGGCACCCCCTCTGAGCGGTCCTGCATCAAGTATGAGATCAACCCCGGCTACAATTTTTTCATCAAGGTCCTCCACCTGAAAACACCCGGCACTTCCGGAAAGGTTGGCGCTTGTTCCGGTTATCGGGCAGCCTGTAGCTTGAACCAGTTGGTGTGCAATATTAAGTCTCGGTAGCCGGATACCGATTTTTCTTGTTCCGGCTGTCAGGTTGGCGGAAAGTCCATCCTTTGCTTGAAACACAAGGGAAACCTTTCCAGGCCAGAATTTTTCTATGATAGCTGTTGCAGCAGGAGGAATGACAGCCGCAAGTCTGCCCAGCTCATCTTTATCTTTGATTAAAACCAAAATAGCCTTGTTGGCGGGTCTTTGCTTAAGGTGAAATATCCTGTTTACCGCTTCGGCGTTAAAAGCATCTGCGCCCAGACCATAAAGAGTTGTTGTGGGGAATACAACCACTCCCCCATCCCGGATAATGCGTGCGGCATCGGCAATTATCTCAGCATCCGGATGGGTAATATTTATCTTGCTTATTTTATTTGATGCCTTCAATTTTAGTTGCTTTCTCATCAACCTGCAATGCCATTTCAGCTTTAAATTTCTCCAGCTTTTGCGTAAGTTCGGGATTGGAAATAGCAAGAATCTGTGTGGCCAGAATACCTGCATTTCGCGCACCTGGCTTTCCTATTGCCATGGTGGCCACCGGAATACCGGGAGGCATTTGTACCGTGGAGAGAAGGGAGTCAATCCCCTGCAGGCATGAAGAATCTATGGGAACACCGATTACCGGCAAAGATGTATGGGCTGCAATAACTCCGGCAAGGTGGGCGGCATGACCCGCTCCGGCAATAATAACTTTTGTGCCGCGAGTGGTGGCAGTAGAGGCAAATTCGGCAGCTCTTTTCGGACTTCTGTGGGCGGAAGCCACTGTCATTTCAAAAGGTATATCAAATTTATTTAATACAGCCGTAGTTTCCTCCATAACTCCCAGGTCGGAATCACTGCCCATTACAATTCCCACTTTAAAGGATTGTCCGGTCTGTTTTGTATCTTTTCCTGTTTCCAAAAAATACCTCCTTTATTTTTACTATTTTCAATTCACAATTCACAATTTACAATTTAATCACAACCAACCTCGTTTGCCATCTGTTCCAGTACAGCCCGCTTTTTTTCGTCAAGTTCATTTCTGTCAATGACCGCCCCTTTGATGCCTCCGTTTAATGCTATTTCGGAAAGAAAGCAGTTTCCATTTTTTAAAATGTGAAGATCGATGTGGGCAAAAGGGAATTTTCCGCGCTTCATAACGCTGAGGCAGAACTCTTTTTTATCTTTATCCAGTACATACGGATGGCTTTTACCCCCGGAGGAAATATTCATCCTGAAGTTGTATGGGTTATACCGGGTATAGGCTTCAGTATAGTCACCCACTATAATAATGCGCACATCAGTGAAATTTTCCAGCAAAGGCTGAAGAACAAAAGGGTAACAGGACTCGATCAGAGCCATGTGGCTGTAAAGTGACTCGACAGTCTCCCATCTGCGTATACCGTAGCCACAGTGCATGTGGTTTTCCTTGCTTACAACCGGGCCGATCCCATGCCTGTTGTATAGATTGATGGCATCAATCAACTCAACCCGTCGGGTGATGACTTGGGTGTGGGGCAGCATCAGGTCCCGGAAAATCAGCGCCTGCAAAGCTTTAGAACTGTTTATTACCTGTGAAAGAGGTGATGGAAAGCAATGCACCTCCCGTTCAAGAAGATCGATCAGCATCGATTGTTTCAGATGCTTGGAAGCCAACATACCGACAAAGATATCCCCGGGACCAAGCTTATGATATAGTTCTTTTAATTTTCTGTTTCCACTGATGATCATATCATCCGATGCCTATGCCTTTCAATTCCCAACTCTATTAATCGGTCAAGGAGCTGGCCGAAATCCAGCCCGGCAGCATTTGCGGCCTGGGGCAAAAGACTTGTGGGGGTCATGCCCGGGATGGTATTTGTTTCCAGTACATAAATGTCGTTGTCCCTAACAATCATGTCGGTGCGGCTGTATCCGTTGCACGAAAGTGCCTGATGTGCCATTTTGGCATATGTCTGGGCTTGTGAAGTGAGTGAATCGTCAATACGGGCAGGACATATTTCTTTGGTAATTCCCGCAGTATATTTTGCTTCATAGTCGAAAAAATCATGTGTGTCATCCGGGATAATTTCTATGATGGGAAGGGCTTGCAAATCTTTGTTGCCGATGACTCCGCCGGTTATTTCGGTGCCTCTAATATAGGACTCTATCAGCACGGTTTCATCATATTCAAAGGCCTTTATAAGAGCACTTTTAAGGGCATCTTCTGTTTTGACTATAGACATCCCTACGCTTGACCCTCCTTCTGCCGGTTTGACCACCATAGGCAGGCCGATCTGTTTTCGGCAGTTTGAGGGATTGATGGGGTCACCCTTTTTAGCAACCATGTATTTGGGGATGGGGAGATCATGTTTCTGGAAAAGTTGTTTGGAAATGACCTTGTTCATGGCAATCGCACTCCCCAAAACTCCGGAACCCTGATAAGGGATATTGAGCAAATCGAGCAACCCCTGTACAGTGCCGTCCTCGCCATATAGACCGTGAAGTATGATCAAAGCGACATCGATTTTCGCAGAATCTGCGACCAGGCGGTCTATATCTGTTTTAGGGTCATATCTGATGATTTCGTATTTGGTCTTATCAAGAGCTTCAAAAACCTGGTTTCCGCTATTGATGGAAACCTCGCGTTCGGAAGATATGCCACCTGAAAGTAAAGCAACTGTGAGCTTTTTCATGGGTATATTACTCCTTTTTACCTTTTGCTTCCATACGTCCGGCTACCTTTTCCACATACTGCTGAGGAAGATCAAAGTTTATCGACGCATTTCGCATGGAATTTAATTTCAGTATTAAAAAGTTTAATTTTTTTAAGGTGCGATATTTTTCTTTCTCATCCTTCATGTTTGCAAGGAGGTCTTCCGTTTTCTTTATTTCATTTTTAATCTCGATTTCAGGGGGAGTAAAGTCAGCATTTTTTAATATTTTATAAGCCAGGCGAAGGTCTTCGGCAACCCGGCCTTCATCCTCTAAATCAAGCGGTTTCCCTGATCCGGGAAGGTCTTTAAAATCTCCTTTCTTCTGGGCCTTTTTAATTCGTTCTTCTACAATTTTATCAAAACCGGGAAACATGGATAGACCTTTTCACCTTCTTTTAAGCGATGACAGGTTTAAATTATATGTAACTACTTAGTGTCTGAACGACAATTGAAAACTGTTTGAATTTACGATGTAAAATCGCATAGAAGTAAAACGAAGATTTTCCAGAAAATGCATAATTTACTTGCATTGGCAACTCGTTAAAGG
Proteins encoded in this region:
- a CDS encoding PAS domain S-box protein is translated as MRGKTNIRTGFLDSIVLTGIGIAAIYWILESFMFFFLSPEANVVHHLLGEDMFETLTRVLVLCMFLIFGSHIQYSVNRRREADRAMRQQDEKYRTIVENIKEGFLETDLSGNFTFFNHSICKILGYSGEELIGMNNREYTNSQHSKRLNKITDEVCRTGEPAQVKDFEVIRKDGSTRAVEFSLYLIKDNKSKPAGFRGVVRDVTEIFQAEIEKRKLEKQLQHSQKMEAIGNLAGGIAHDFNNVLMGMQGNASLMLFDIDESHPHYNKIKNIERYVENGSSLTRQLLGFSKGEGYAARTIDLNELIKRTSSMFGRAKKEIKIHTDLLKKIWTVEVNQGQMEMVFLNLYINALHAMPEGGDLHLLSENVVIDEGSAKNLKLTPGEFVKVSVVDTGSGMDREIQEKIFDPFFTTKDKGRGTGLGLASASEVIKNHGGLIDVYSEKGKGATFNIYLPASDKEVIQEEELTRKILKGTETILLVDDEEMILEVNQEILKALGYKAMIAEGWKEAVEIFKNHREKIHMVIMDMIIPGMSGKEFYDRLKETDPKIKVLLSSGYSINSQAAEILERGCNEFIQKPFKMKELSVKIREVLDGK
- the purE gene encoding 5-(carboxyamino)imidazole ribonucleotide mutase, with amino-acid sequence METGKDTKQTGQSFKVGIVMGSDSDLGVMEETTAVLNKFDIPFEMTVASAHRSPKRAAEFASTATTRGTKVIIAGAGHAAHLAGVIAAHTSLPVIGVPIDSSCLQGIDSLLSTVQMPPGIPVATMAIGKPGARNAGILATQILAISNPELTQKLEKFKAEMALQVDEKATKIEGIK
- a CDS encoding DEAD/DEAH box helicase, which translates into the protein MRRRRRYPSKKPRAKGKQVNFPKKSRIAKIKPGAEAGLKKVFASIGVPHKKPFTPDPFQLEALSVIESADCLVTAPTGSGKTWIARQAMARIYEKGQKAWYASPLKALSNAKYNEFSSFFGSGNVGILTGDRKENPDAPVIVGTTEILRNQLYDAMHDGKSLSVDLVILDEAHFLGDEDRGVVWEEIMIYLPPRISLLLLSATIGNAKQIAGWLNHMRSNKCIVVEEINRPVPLCPLFLHPSGMLFPFLAGKELKGKKRIHPKVVEYLNVRHPPLFAPPRRLPPFDDILRVLKKYNLLPAIFFLKSRADCDRALDLCMKNRSSGSEQETRLAERIEKLTLQRSHIANHRQRWHLEHLAVAAHHSGQLPAWKLVVETLMTEGLLNAVFATSTVAAGVNFPARTVVFLNSDRFNGVEFKPLSPTEFHQMTGRAGRRGMDNIGFTVAIPGRFMDLRLVAKLVTSMPSDVISQIKINFSMVLNLLLSHTPGQIEDLLEKSFATYQIAKGKPCFAKATQGRGQKGLSCVAAGEAGKGLRIFKQVSVTDNKLLWRNFLRHLDFLKEKKYVDNNDRLTDDGIWASRLRVDQPLLLGEGFRQRIFPESDPALLAAIVASFVDERDADDHIDKKSFPKRLLTSFVKVKKRLGPFSTEMASRGFEVRKLFLRPAVAMYIWATGHSWEKVVSVSDLEEGTFAMLVLRTADHLRHIRALADVFPEVLITAQTALELILREPVLDE
- a CDS encoding D-alanine--D-alanine ligase — protein: MKKLTVALLSGGISSEREVSINSGNQVFEALDKTKYEIIRYDPKTDIDRLVADSAKIDVALIILHGLYGEDGTVQGLLDLLNIPYQGSGVLGSAIAMNKVISKQLFQKHDLPIPKYMVAKKGDPINPSNCRKQIGLPMVVKPAEGGSSVGMSIVKTEDALKSALIKAFEYDETVLIESYIRGTEITGGVIGNKDLQALPIIEIIPDDTHDFFDYEAKYTAGITKEICPARIDDSLTSQAQTYAKMAHQALSCNGYSRTDMIVRDNDIYVLETNTIPGMTPTSLLPQAANAAGLDFGQLLDRLIELGIERHRHRMI
- a CDS encoding L-threonylcarbamoyladenylate synthase — its product is MRKQLKLKASNKISKINITHPDAEIIADAARIIRDGGVVVFPTTTLYGLGADAFNAEAVNRIFHLKQRPANKAILVLIKDKDELGRLAAVIPPAATAIIEKFWPGKVSLVFQAKDGLSANLTAGTRKIGIRLPRLNIAHQLVQATGCPITGTSANLSGSAGCFQVEDLDEKIVAGVDLILDAGPLRGGAGSTVVDVTGETPLILRQSELPPEDIFNVIDNLGLF
- a CDS encoding DnaJ family domain-containing protein → MFPGFDKIVEERIKKAQKKGDFKDLPGSGKPLDLEDEGRVAEDLRLAYKILKNADFTPPEIEIKNEIKKTEDLLANMKDEKEKYRTLKKLNFLILKLNSMRNASINFDLPQQYVEKVAGRMEAKGKKE